From Uloborus diversus isolate 005 chromosome 8, Udiv.v.3.1, whole genome shotgun sequence, a single genomic window includes:
- the LOC129228255 gene encoding protein c-ets-1-B-like isoform X3: protein MPPLTPGTNQKMTQALRASFSSWEKERVLRNIPKDPRLWKEIEVAHWLNWATREFSLEGTALPNFNMSGKEMCALSKEAFLARSPPFMGDILLEHLDILQKDVEKEHPNLENVPSNLYESVCMPDFNEFFQQGEILPLSEHKNNQTTMNNSSSQQQQYLENGYSHVPHPMHNLHEVTHDEIIHYDDNHDYGLETPSAHNHYIDSSPEFYPNQQSLNINQETKFQPAYHGKNFSRGRYTPHELGLPESYNSHHHYDQTFQTVPSSVPPSPDQWPADLSHNTNGSLSNGHHASHHHQTHPAFTTLQTRESPLSHLGHVQNSSPGHVQGQQGCDVKPVIQAAVLAGSGPIQLWQFLLELLTDKSCQGFISWTGDGWEFKLTDPDEVARRWGIRKNKPKMNYEKLSRGLRYYYDKNIIHKTAGKRYVYRFVCDLQSLLGYTPEELHAMVDLKPEKKEDE, encoded by the exons ATGCCACCTCTAACTCCTGGAACCAACCAAAAAATGACACAAGCTCTGAGAGCGAGTTTCAGCAGTTGGGAAAAGGAACGTGTCTTGAGGAACATCCCAAAAG ATCCTCGTCTTTGGAAAGAAATAGAAGTCGCTCATTGGTTGAACTGGGCAACTCGAGAGTTCAGTCTGGAAGGAACTGCGCTGCCCAATTTCAATATGTCTGGTAAAGAAATGTGTGCCTTGTCCAAAGAGGCCTTCCTGGCCAGATCGCCCCCATTTATGGGTGACATACTATTGGAACATTTAGACATACTACAGAAAG ACGTTGAAAAAGAGCATCCCAATTTGGAAAACGTGCCTTCTAATTTGTACGAGTCCGTATGTATGCCTGATTTCAACGAATTCTTTCAACAAGGGGAAATTTTGCCCCTATCAGAGCACAAAAACAACCAAACGACGATGAACAACTCAAGCAGTCAGCAACAGCAGTATTTGGAAA aTGGCTACAGTCATGTTCCACACCCGATGCATAATTTACACGAAGTTACACATGATGAAATCATTCATTACGACGACAACCACGATTATGGACTTGAAACACCTAGTGCTCATAACCATTATATTGACAGTAGTCCAGAATTTTATCCCAATCAGCAGTCACTGAATATCAACCAGGAAACCAAGTTCCAGCCCGCATATCATGGGAAAAATTTCTCCCGAG GACGGTATACTCCCCACGAGCTTGGACTGCCTGAAAGTTACAATTCCCACCATCACTACGACCAAACCTTTCAGACTGTTCCATCATCAGTTCCACCTTCACCCGACCAGTGGCCTGCGGATCTGAGCCACAATACCAATGGATCCCTCTCCAATGGCCATCATGCATCTCACCACCACCAAACTCATCCTGCGTTCACCACTCTGCAGACTCGAGAATCCCCATTGTCGCATCTGGGACATGTGCAAAATTCTTCACCTGGGCATGTGCAAGGGCAACAAGGCTGTGATGTTAAGCCTGTGATACAAGCTGCAGTACTCGCTG GAAGTGGGCCTATCCAGTTGTGGCAATTCCTACTGGAACTCCTTACGGATAAATCTTGTCAAGGCTTCATAAGCTGGACGGGAGATGGCTGGGAGTTCAAACTCACCGACCCCGACGAAGTGGCCAGGCGATGGGGCATCCGAAAAAACAAACCGAAAATGAACTATGAAAAACTGAGCCGCGGTTTGAGATATTACTACGACAAGAATATCATCCACAAAACTGCTGGCAAACGGTACGTGTACCGCTTTGTGTGTGACTTGCAAAGTCTGCTGGGGTACACTCCAGAGGAATTGCACGCCATGGTCGACCTGAAACCCGAAAAGAAGGAAGACGAGTGA